In Anser cygnoides isolate HZ-2024a breed goose chromosome Z, Taihu_goose_T2T_genome, whole genome shotgun sequence, a genomic segment contains:
- the LOC136789058 gene encoding relaxin-3-like codes for MGAKLRLACAAAALLLCCAPPGQPGARGALLSAGDGDGYGVKLCGREFIRAVIFTCGGSRWKRLSLLAAEPAPAVDSSQAESNKLLGNFKLQSMLGPELEQMQRSSPFLGWEILKDLYSLNDYNEYEPVADDFKEFLQQVEEAAQKDRGGKGIANPVGSNSYPWARYPRRKRESLGLAGMCCKWGCTKAEISTICRV; via the exons ATGGGGGCCAAGCTGCGACTCGCGTGCGCCGCGGCGgcgctgctgctgtgctgcgcCCCGCCGGGGCAGCCCGGAGCCCGGGGCGCGCTGCTGTCGGCGGGCGACGGCGACGGCTACGGGGTGAAGCTGTGCGGCCGGGAGTTCATCCGCGCCGTCATCTTCACCTGCGGCGGGTCCCGCTGGAAGCGGCTCTCCCTGCTGGCCGCGGAGCCGGCGCCCGCCGTCG attCCTCTCAAGCAGAAAGCAACAAACTTCTGGGAAACTTCAAGTTGCAATCAATGTTGGGTCCTGAACTGGAACAGATGCAGAGAAGCAGCCCATTTCTTGGATGGGAGATACTGAAGGACTTGTATAGTTTAAATGACTATAATGAATATGAGCCTGTGGCAGATGActtcaaagaatttcttcaaCAGGTGGAAGAAGCTGCTCAGAAGGacaggggaggaaaaggaattgCAAATCCTGTGGGATCAAACAGTTATCCTTGGGCCAGATATCCCAGAAGAAAACGTGAATCTCTGGGTCTGGCAGGAATGTGTTGCAAATGGGGCTGTACGAAAGCTGAAATTAGTACTATATGCAGAGTTTAA